The sequence below is a genomic window from Sphingobacteriales bacterium.
GACAATCGAGATAAGATATTGAAGTACACTTGGATAAGAGAGGTTGACTATTTTTCCGATAAGCGAAAAGTCTGGCCTGGGAAAGTGAAAGATGTTGTATTTTCTGAAATCGTGCCTCGAGCGTGTAAAATAAATAAAGACGAGAAAGCCCATGGCTTCGGAAAGAGAGGAGGCCAGAGCTGCCCCTTTGATTCCCATGGCAGGGAAAATCCAGTGGCCGAAAATCAGAAAATAATCAAGAATACCGTTGAAAACAGACATGATGATGGTGGCATAGGTGATAATAGCTGTTTTGGAAATGCCAATGTAAAGTGCTCTGAATCCGGCACCAAGGGCAACGAAAAACAATCCGAAAGAGCGATAATTCAGGAAACTGATGGACTGATAATAGATATCGTTATTGCTGACCAGTAATTTCATGATAGCAGGTCCGGGAATACTGATGAGTAAAAACAGCAAAACTGAGAATGCCAGAAGCAGGTAATTGCCCTGATTAAAGGTTTTACCAATCTCCACATCCTTACCTTCTCCAGTCCTTCTGGCGATGATAATTTGTGTACCCATCGACATAGCCCAGGTCAGGAGGCTGAAAATAAGATAAAAAGTTCCCCCGATGGCTCCGGCAGCAAGGGTAACCTCATCTACTCTTCCAAGAAATGCTGTATCAACCACACTGAGAATGGCCTGTGAAAAACTTCCGAGAATGATCGGTAAAGCAATTTCAAGAATGTTCCGGTAGGAGGTGTTGACTTGCATTTAACATTTAAAATAAATTACTGATTAACAGTGATTCAGGGGAATTTCAAAAGCGTAAAGTTGATTTTACATTTTCAAACAATGCTTTGTCTTCATCACCTGACATGAGTTTTTCAGCTTTTTTCAT
It includes:
- a CDS encoding MATE family efflux transporter, with protein sequence MQVNTSYRNILEIALPIILGSFSQAILSVVDTAFLGRVDEVTLAAGAIGGTFYLIFSLLTWAMSMGTQIIIARRTGEGKDVEIGKTFNQGNYLLLAFSVLLFLLISIPGPAIMKLLVSNNDIYYQSISFLNYRSFGLFFVALGAGFRALYIGISKTAIITYATIIMSVFNGILDYFLIFGHWIFPAMGIKGAALASSLSEAMGFLVFIYFTRSRHDFRKYNIFHFPRPDFSLIGKIVNLSYPSVLQYLISIVSWFAFFVIIEKTGQDKLAASNVIRSLLMLIMFPVWGFAATANTMVSNLLGQNKRNEMKKLILRIISTNYIWVIFLLPLIIFSPHTLLRIITSDSQIIGLSINSLYSIFFALMVFTVSANLLHSLSGTGDTRSAFLIEVAAIIVYLVYTFLTSVVFSQPLEIIWLAEAIYWIVIGTLSFWRLKSGRWVKIQV